The DNA region ACCTTTTTTACATTTGTGTCACGTCATCTAACCAAAATTGTTTTGAAATTCTTATTCAATTGAAGTCAAAATTTAACCTATATCTCTAATCCGACTCAAAACTTTTAACAATGCTTCCAATTTCTCATGCGTTAATTATTTGTCATTGGAATTTAGAAATTAGAAATGATTTGAAAACTTGATGACATTCTACAATAGAATTTGAGCGCGCACGATCCTCATCATAAGGACGCCCGCACTGTAGCTTACCCTCCGTAACAGAAACAAATAACCGtcttctctctctaaacatAAAGGCGGGAAAACGATTCCCTCTCTCTCGTCGACGATCACTTCACTCTGCCAACACCGCCATACCTCACCCTCAAAGCGCTCTCTCTTTCCCTTCTTCTTCGTTCTCATCGGTGCTCTGAAAATTCACATTCTGAATCTGCAACTAGCTAAGATTTCTTCTCTGCAGTTTGAATCTCCTCGCAGGTACCTCGCATTTCACCTTTCATCCTCTTGAACATATCAAATCACGTATCAACTTTTCGCAATTCTCTGTTCGTTTCTGTTTTCAATTCGTTCAAATCAATTATGTTTTCGATTTTGATATTTCACACTCAGAGTTAGAGATAAACTTGCAATTTTAAGTTCTTTCAGAATTCACATTCAACTAGTTAGCTAatcagagtttttttttttgctgttttctttcttgtttctgtGTGATTCGTAAGAAAATGGAGACAATCAGGCCAGCGTGGGCTGTCAAGGCTATCTTCGTGATCGTTTTCACTTCTGCTCTGTTCCGATGCGTCTGCGGCGTCAACATCACCGTCGGTGGAGCTTCCGGCTGGGATGTTCGATCCAACGTTCAGGCCTGGGCTTCCACCACCACATTCAATGTCGGCGATGATCTCGGTAAATTCCTACTGCAATTTCTCTCCATTTCCATTCAGAAATGCACACACTAATATTTTCCATTCACGCCAAAACAGAGCAAACACGTAATTAGATCTGAAAATTGAgtttctgaagctttaaatctAGCATGAAAAAATTAACAAACGATAGAGTAATAGTTAATTAGCTCAAGTTCTGTCAGATTTAGTTCAGTTCAATTACAATTTTCTCTTAGCGCAagtttccttcattttcttttacatTTTCTCGGTAGCCAAACACTCAAAACTAACAGAGTGCGGTTCACGTTTTACGTTTTGTACCGAGTAAACGCAAATTGCATGTTAGATTTACAGTAATTTGAATTTCAGTTGAATTTGGGAagataaattgaaattaaaactcGAAGTGTGTGTGGGATGGTTGTTGCATGCAGTGTTTTCATACACGCCGGTGAACGATGTGGTGGAGGTGAACCAACAAGGTTACGCCACGTGTACGATCGCAAACGCCATCGGCACGTACGACACCGGAGAGACGGTGATCCCCCTCACCGGACCCGGAACCCGCTACTTTGTCTGTGGCCGACTGGGCCATTGCCAGCAAGGGCTCAAAATCGAGGTCCCAGTTCAGGCCCAGCCCAATAACAACGCTACCAACGCTAACAATAACAACGGAACCAGTGCCGATCCAAACCGTCGCGGCGGAAGACGCTCTCCTCCTCGACGTTCTCCTCCGATGATCCGCCCTCCTCCGCGCCTTTCTCCTCCGCGCCGGTCTCCTCCTTCTCCCGGGGCTTTTCCACCTGCGCCCGGGCCTTGCAATTGTTCCAGTGCTGAGGAGAGCCATCATGTGCTGTTGATGGTGCCATTGATTACCATCGTAATCACCCTCATACTCCTTTCTTCTCCGCCTATTCGCATCTAGCTGGTCATTCTTACCACGTCACACTGGAAATTTAACCCATGTTTCTTTCTTGCATTTCGTTATATGAATATTGCATTGTGTGATTTTGGGTTTGTTTGTTCATTGTTCTGTTGGTGTATGTGGAATTGTTCTGTTTCCTTCTTGGAATAACTCAGCTCACGGTACTCTATTCCTCAGGCATGTATGAATGTTTGATTCTGTGATTTGGGATTGTTTGCCCATTGTTCTGTTGGTAACTTGGTTTCTCTCTAGCCATGCTATGTACCTGTATGACAATCTGTGGAAGTATTATGTCTTTGGCTATAAATTGCTTCTTTCCATTAGACTTCTGACATGTTATAGTTCATTGCATTTTCCTATTGGTAtgttttagttttaattttttttttgtgcattTTAGTTCTTCAATTTATAGATTGtgtgatattttattttttgccaTTTAAGGCCTAAGGCTGTTCAAGATGATTGGGCCATTTTATTACTCAAAACAGATTTTGGTTGGGCCTTCAACCTATCGGGTAGCAGCCACTAGCCCACTCCAATTGTAGGAGTAGCTAGCACCATCATTCTTATGCCATCCCATCTGAAACTATTTATTAAATTGTCTAAAAATAATCTAAAAGAATTTAGTTTGTAATAAAATTGTCATAGGTAAAAGGATTTAGACATGTCATACAAAATGAATAATATTGTAGTAAATGTCATAGGTACAACAAGTATTTCAATATGCAAGAATTGTTCTAATTTTATCAATGGTCCTATTTTGTTCCATCCATTATAAGTTACAAGTCCATATCTGGGGCTGTTTTCAGTGCTGCGTCTTGAGGCAATTGCTTCAACTTAAGTGCTAATTACTAATTGGCAGCTACTGAACAGCTTCTTACTGCTGGAAGCACTTATTGATCTCTTCCCCGTGTTGCCTGGGTCCCTCTACCATAGCTTCAGGTCCACAGCTTAATTTTGCCATACCAAGCGTATAGGCATTTTGTGGGTTGTTAAACATGAGTGGTTAATATGAAAATGACTCCTCTTTGATAATGGCAAACATGGGTCTTATTCTTCATTCCTCTTGATAGTATAGTCTTAGTTAATCAATTTAATTTATACATCATTATTGCCATAAGGCATTAGTAACTTATATAGGCAACTCTTTTCAATGCCACCCCCACTAGCTCGTTGCCTTTGCATTAGTAATTAAGATTTCTATTAAAAGAATACAAAACTAGTTATCAAATTACACAGCTAACTTCAAGGTATCACTATCCACACACAAAAGTAGAAAGAAAGGGTATAATTAGAAAGAGAAGGCCGAATATACATAAAAACTTTCTGATTGAAATTAAAGGCATTTTGCAggagggtggtgatggtgagGGTCCGTGTGTGTGGCttcttataaataaaaaacattcaCCAGCTGGTTTATATTTCAAATTGTACAAAGGTCCTACTTCTTTTTTGAGGTTCTGCAGTCTGTACACATAAACCACTCAAAGTTTGTGACACAACGAAGAAACATGGGGCTCTTCAGTTTCAAATTTCTCTGACATGTAAAGAGGGAACTTGCTTTCCGACCTTTGGCTAGCTCATAATTAAAATGAATGCTTAAAGAAACAGCAAGACCTACAACATCTATAATGGTCCATACCATACTTGACAGATTAGATCCATGTGCGTGTTTAAGGTCACTAAACTGTATTGTGCTAATCTCATATTTTGATCCCTAAACAAATTTAACCTTTGGTGATATTGACAGCATAACCAATTTGTTTAAGCCAAGATGCATATCTTAATTGAAGTGACATGCAACCATGCACAGTTGAAGGGACAACTTGCTGTTAGCGTTACGTTCAATTTATGTTAGTTCATTCACTTTAATTCAATCCATTCCACCCgccaaagaaaaaaaagctTTAGTTCCTTTCCTCCACAACACACCAAAGGGGGTCCATCGGTCTCTTAGTCCAACCCGCTGACCCTGAGTTTGGCCAATCGAGAAACAACAGCAACTATCAGTCTATCGCCTCCTTGCATGTGTAATGTTGTTATATAGGGGAGACTCAACTCTTATGTCCCTATTCAATGTCCTCTTCCCTTCCCTGTCTCATAAATTAAATTATGTCATATTATTTGAAAATCACTCATGAAAGGTACAACAATTAGAAACTGAGAATCTTCATCCGCTATAGGTGATGTTGTTTATTTATAGCACTCTTAGATCTTctcctcataatcaattatgacgCCTTGAAGTTACTCACAATTCTTCTTGCAGttgatttagggtttagatCAATTATGGGAGAACTTTCAAACTTTATGCAATTAGTTTGTGGTCCAGGTTTGCTCCCCCGTCCTCGTATGTCTGTTTCCTTGTAATTAAAAAGGTAAAAAGGAATTGGAGAAATTGCTCATGCAATTTCAAATATTTCTCTTACACTGATGCCTAGGGTAATTACATTATCAATACAAACATTATTCTGTAATATAAGAAACACTAGACTTCTGAATAGCTAGGAAAACATGCAGAGGAAAGACCTAGACAATAGAAAGAGAGCACAACAGGTTACGGAGAAACTAACTTATGTCCACTATGTAACAAGAAAAAAGGCCACCTTGTCTGATTCATGTCTTGCCTTCTTCACACAGTCTCAGCAGCAAAAATATGTACACTGAAAATCCTGCAAGACGTGAAAGCTTCTGTAAATTATTTCTGGCAGTCAAAGTTTATTCTGAGGAAAGCAAATCTAACCCAAACATGCCATATATGCACTAATTTAGATTACATTTTTCTACACACCAATCAAGTGTATTGTAGGTGGAACAACCTAATCAAGGCTAGATTCATTTAATTGTGCAAACAACTATTCATATTGTGGCCAGGTGTTAAAAGCCCAATGCTTCAAGAGTATAAGATGTCATAGATACCATGGAATCACAGGAACACTTTTAGAGACATAGGCATAGCGTCATATAAATGCTGAAATGTATATTTGTGTATACAAGAAGCTCTATTAAATCAATTCTGAGGTCATACCAAGTAGAAAAGAAGCATCAAAGTTAAACATAACATTTGATTATGTTTAATTTACACATAAAAAGATTCCACACCAAAGTGCTGTACTTAACTACCATTACTAATTCACTTTTAGTATATGCGAACAGTTGTCATCAACTACAAGACAAGGATTATCTATTCCAAAACATTCAATTGGTAGGTGCATGCTAATAATTGTTTTCTAACAAGAAAAGTACATAATAGCTAACAGTAAAGTTCTGCATGATACATCATAGAATTGGTAATGTGCTGAATGCAATGCAGAACTGAGAACAGAACACTAAACTAAAATTAAGAACATATTTTACACATGTACCTCCAATTGGTTAATAAACTTCCAGAGATTTTGTCACTTTGCTAAATATTTTCACTGTGACTGGTGAAAAGGAAAGAGTAACCTCATCAAATTCAAACACGACCGCGACTGACCATTTCCTTGAAACGCTGGTAAGATTCCAGCCTCTGCAACTTCATCTGATTGTTGAAATTCTTGATGAAAGCCTCTGATCTGAGTGCCAACTCCTCAGGGCTCATGGATTTTTCCCTCCTCAACGAGGCTCTGTCGTTGAAAGTGTCAGATTTTGTCAGCTCCTTCTGAGCCCAAGCCACTGGatcctcaccaccaccaccacccctttTACCATTGTTTCTGAATGGCTCTGCTTTCACAATCCTCGCAGTCCATGTATCACTCTTCTTCAGCTGTGGCTTCATCGTTTTTCCCTGTCCTTCCATTATAGCCCTCCACGTCGCTTCCAGTGTGTCGTCATCGTTGTCACCGGAATCCGGCAAGAAATAGTCGTTGGTGCAATTTTCCGGTGATGGGTCGTCAGTGATGAATTTGTTGAAAGTAAAAACAGAGTCATTCAGTAcccctttctcttcttcttcttggtccACTTCCTCTATTACTACCTCTTCaacctctttttcttcttcttccttgggctCTTTGGTTTCATGTTCTTCTTCTGGCTCTGTGATGTAGGTGGCAGTGTCCAAAACGGAGGAGGAAAAGGATATGGGGTTATTGCTGCTGCTTTTGTGGGGGAAGAAGTTGGAGGAAGCTGCAATGGTGAGGATGATGAAGTTGACTATAACATAGAGGAATGGAAGTGTTAGCCAGCTTCTTGCTGAGACCCAAAGACGAGGGAGAGTAGAGAGAACAAGGTCGAATGTGCAGGGGATTATGGTAACTTTCAACAAAACAAGAATGGAGGCAATCCCCATGGACATGATCACAAGCTTTGAGACCCATATAGCTGTTTCAAATCTGTTTGGTTTTAGAGAAGATGGGTTGTGAAAAAGATCCATCCTTACCAGATTGAAACACTACTAATTGATCACCCTTCAGAAAACCTTGATTTTGAACtagaaaaagtgaaaataatTTGCCccagaaattaaaatttttcaGAGGATGGAATTTATCAACTAGGAAATAAACAAGGTCAGGTCTTCAGAAGAATAAGATGAGACTAGAGCTTGAGAAACTGAGGGTATGAGACTATCAAATCATGAAGCTGGGTTACTGTAACAGAGAATAAGAAAGTTCTGAAAGTTTAATCAGGATGTTAACTAGGGGTTGCAGAAGCAAGATTTGTGGTGGCTTATATAGGATCTTTGAACATGAAACAGAAGAAAAAGggacagaaagaagaaagaaagggaaaactGATAAGATAGAGGCCTAGAACTTCAGTCCTCTCAATAAtacagagaaagaaagaagggTTTTAAAGGGAGAGAGCTTTCAGGTTTCACTGTTTCAGGTGCTGTAGGTAGATGCAGAGACAACAAAAATTCCATTTTAGAATAGAGGAAGGACCACAGGAGAGTCAGGGATCTAGAGGAGGGGATTTAAATGAAGAAGCATGAGgctctcttatctttctcataCCAAGACATTGATAAATTACCCACCGATTCAAATTACATTTTCCTTTTTGTATTTGTCTCTTCCTCTAATGACACAACATTCATTTTTACTAATAACTCTCACAATTTCAATCTGAATGTCATATGAAAGTGAATGGtgcccgagggttagctcaagtggtaagagataggggacataagggtgggAAGgagaaggtccagggttcgaatcctgaaaGAAAACTTATAAGAGTCTAGTATTTAGTATACGAGTTTTATTAGAATTTTGGAAACCTAATTCAACTCAAAAGTTAGCTTAAGAGTTGATCGTTAATTTATCTTTTATATACACTTATTTGACCATGCATATCTTTAGCTAATGTGAGACTCATGCTAAGGGGTGGACATCTGGTGAGTGGAATGAACATCAATAGGTGGCCCAAATATTggtggtctccacaacaaatggatctaggatagactgTAATACCATATTAAGTAacaaattatcccaaaagcttaagctattgggtagGGGTTAcatgaatagttttatattatattttaattaacaaCTCACCTACTAAGGAGTGTGTAAAAACTCACATACCGAATCAGCTAGCCTCAAAAATGGATGGCGCTAAAGCGTTTCACATATACCCGACCGTTGGGTCAAGGGCTGAGCCTCGATGAGTAGGAGGGGGTTGCGGTTGCTGCAAAACCTGGGGGCGCAAGCCTAGGCAGAGCAGTCGCCGGTGTAGATCTTGGTGGTAGTAGCAAATATTCAAGTGAGAACGTTGAAGGCCGAAGAGGGGAAAAGTTCCATGTGAACctctcttgcgtgagggggtgcctttacccaacaacttaaccttttgagataattggttaTTTGACATAATATCATAGCCTCTATGTGACTTAGAGGTCTAAAGTTCGATCCTTACTcgcctcactttctaattaagaaaaaaagataTTTAAGCATATGGTAAGTAGGTCTGGGCATTTACCCACACTTCAAGACATAAATGTccatgttagaatataatataaaatcattcatatgaCTCTTCTCTAATAATTTAAGCTTTTTAGATAATTGATCACTTGACAAGTTTAAATATTTAGCCTTCACCGGAAatgaattaataaagaaaatgataaaaagtgaaaaaaattaaaaattgcaCCTCagttaaaaattgaaattaatataGAGAATTTTAAAAAGTGTATATTTTTAATAGAAGTATACTTATTTTATTAAACAAAAGGAGGTAAGTGAGACGCTTTAGAAATTAGAATAGTAGTAGTAGATATATCAAGACTTCATTTGCACCCTTTTTAATAATTCTATCACTATAATGGTAAGATAATAGAGAGCCCACCAATGTTCTTTTTAATTATTTGGATCAATTTTGCAAAGTCAAACAAAACTAAAAGTTTGAACATGAATAAAAATCTTACAACTAGTTAATTGATCATTGATTAATTCAGTTGTTAGCAtggttcaattattttttctattgAGAATTAGTGTAACTAATGTTGGAAGGTAATTTAAGTTATCTGAATTAAAGTTGCTGTGTTGGGCGACGGCGAGCTCAATTTGCGGAGGTGATAATACCAACTTTTGGCACCACTAAGCTAAAGCTGATAAACTAACCATAAGTGTACATCGCatatatatagttatatacACAACAAAGTGACAATTTACTGCTGGATTCTGGATTTTTCTTGCGTGGACAGTGCTATTCTTTTGCTATTTTTTATGTCTTAAAACATGGAGAACTAAAAGAAAAATGTTCCCCCAAAACAGCTGTCCAATGTTTGCAAGAATTTGTGCAATTTGTAATTCTATTTTTGCCACTTAATTTTCCACATAATTAATCAGATATATATGTAAAGTTGGTTCCACCATAAGCTGGGTAAAGTTGAGACTTCACCTGAGCTATAATGAGGTGGGGAATGATATTCATAAATGGGAGGTGGGGGAACAGAGGGATCGAGAGAGAACAAGTGCTTGGTGATTTGTCGACCTTCCTCTTCCATTAAATTGTGGTAACTtgatttttgagaaaaaaataagaacttgtttaatttttaaaacatatatcctAAAGATTTTAAGAACTTAATTCATTGTTCAGAACACCGCTTTAAACTTGTATAAGCATAAGATTCGTAATCATGTGAAATAAGGGTTTCAATCAGAAAAAAATGATAGTAAAATAGTTGCTCGAAAATTAGCTGCAAATTTGCTATCGTAACAATTTAATAGCAAGTTTATATTCACCTCTCAAATAGATGGTAGACGCTAGATCACCTCTAATTAAAAACCATGATGTAAATTTATAACTACATTACTATTTTTTCTATTGGCTTGATAAGATATCATTGACACAAAAGTTTTCCATCCTAAGCAATTATATTTTCATCAACCATAAAAACTTATATAATAAATatggctgttttttttttcttttgagctACACAatctaataaataaatatgatttatttttttttggttacaagaggaaacaAATATGACTTGTTTGATTGCccatttcttatttttattttcaaagaaaataaaaaataaagctgAAAACATATTTGGttgatttttttagaaaatatttcaaaaatatgattaaaacaaaaaattattttgactGAAAATGAATACGAGTTACCACCATCGTCACTGTCACTATCACCACCCAACCATTTCTGTTGCCGCCGGCACCATCACCTTTGTCACCACTATTGTCGCCAATACCACCATTCTCATCGCCACGCTTCTTCCACCACTACCATTACCCCTGACACATTTGTCAGCACCATCATCGTCATTATTTCTACTACCATTAACTAGTGAGATGAAAATTTCTGATGGTGAAAATTGGTGTAATGATGGTTGTGGCGGTAACGACATAGTGATGATGGTTGAGGTGGTAGGGGCGATGACAATGGCGGGGCCGATCACAACGATAAcgacaataaaaataaaaataaaaagtcatAACAGACATGTTATctaaatttgaaaaatttgagaataaaaactattttcgaaaataaaaataaaaaatcatataaaatggtttctcaaaacaaacaaactctaAATCTACAAAAGAGAATGAATCATTTTCAATTCAACTAAAACTGTGTTTGATTAAGTTTAGaaagtgagttgaaagtgaTAACACATTTTTCCTGCATATTTTTTCAAATTGTCAAATTTATcctattaaaataaaaacttttaCATTTTTCTCAATGTCTACACAAATACTAATATTCCATCTCTTTATAGAGTGCATCTAGAGAAGGGGGAGAGACCGACATTCCTGAAAGAAAATTTTAAGACAACAAGGAAAATTGTGGAGGACACGCGCGCAATGTAAACTCCGTGCACTTGCTTAGAATttcgtcaaaaaaaaaaatgtaaagcaCAATTCACACTATTTGAATATAGTAGGTATATAGTAGTATTTTGTTGCTAGTTAATTGAGTGAGTAGAAGCATCTGGCATGGGGTCACTTGTCTTACCCTAGGGAACCAGCCACCCACTGACCCCCCCCAAGGCCCAAGCTGCTATAATATAACCCTCTCTCTATCTTAGCAGCTTAAATGTCTGCTAATCATAACCACAACaccttcttttatttatttatttctcaaaCCACAATTTGGACACTTTCGTTGAAGTAgagttttcaaatttgagctacAGCCTTGTTCTTATTTTGATTGAATTAGGCTAGTCGAATTACTCGAGAAGCTGTTGATTGAGGAGGAAACGATAACATTCCGTTTGAGGTAAGCTATTTCCAGTGGGGATGGAGAGAAGTAGCAGAGGGCCGAGCACCATCGCCGAGCCTAGGAGGGGTTCCTGCGAAGACACTGAAACCTAAGTTAGTGGCTGAGGAGCTTTGGGAATCTCTAGCTAAGACATTGAGAATGGATAACGTACCTGACTCCTCTTGAGAGAAAGCCTTATATACCCGTTGGCGTTCCAAGATCCACTCGGCCACTCCCCTGCACCTCCTGCACAAAAATTTCACACTTTTAACTCACACCCCACAATCATTGTGGACTAGAGTTAGAAGAGTATTGTTCCAGGAGAAGATCAGCAGTCGGTCGCTGACGCGATGATCAGTCCCAGACGATCAGACCCTAAAGCTGGTCATCTCCAGCCGACCAAGCTTAGGGAAGACCAGACTAGACCAACCAGTCGCTTGTGAGGGCACAATCCTCATCACCTCACCAATCTCATCAAT from Lotus japonicus ecotype B-129 chromosome 2, LjGifu_v1.2 includes:
- the LOC130735518 gene encoding blue copper protein-like, producing METIRPAWAVKAIFVIVFTSALFRCVCGVNITVGGASGWDVRSNVQAWASTTTFNVGDDLVFSYTPVNDVVEVNQQGYATCTIANAIGTYDTGETVIPLTGPGTRYFVCGRLGHCQQGLKIEVPVQAQPNNNATNANNNNGTSADPNRRGGRRSPPRRSPPMIRPPPRLSPPRRSPPSPGAFPPAPGPCNCSSAEESHHVLLMVPLITIVITLILLSSPPIRI
- the LOC130738634 gene encoding uncharacterized protein LOC130738634, giving the protein MDLFHNPSSLKPNRFETAIWVSKLVIMSMGIASILVLLKVTIIPCTFDLVLSTLPRLWVSARSWLTLPFLYVIVNFIILTIAASSNFFPHKSSSNNPISFSSSVLDTATYITEPEEEHETKEPKEEEEKEVEEVVIEEVDQEEEEKGVLNDSVFTFNKFITDDPSPENCTNDYFLPDSGDNDDDTLEATWRAIMEGQGKTMKPQLKKSDTWTARIVKAEPFRNNGKRGGGGGEDPVAWAQKELTKSDTFNDRASLRREKSMSPEELALRSEAFIKNFNNQMKLQRLESYQRFKEMVSRGRV